One genomic window of Cricetulus griseus strain 17A/GY chromosome 3, alternate assembly CriGri-PICRH-1.0, whole genome shotgun sequence includes the following:
- the Znf319 gene encoding zinc finger protein 319: MSESWQQPPQTQPQQPQPPQPQHHAEPPPALAEHTLPPGTAENPLGCAVYGILLQPDPGLQPPQHAPLQAGEPGPKCGVCGHDLAHLSSPHEHQCLAGHDRSFQCTQCLKIFHQATDLLEHQCVQAEQKPFVCGVCKMGFSLLTSLAQHHTSHTGMVKCSICDKTYKPTEAAEPATTTAPSVPPAPPPTSVAPAEQPEKPYSCTICQKPFKHLSELSRHERIHTGEKPYKCTLCDKSFSQSSHLVHHKRTHSSERPYKCAVCEKTFKHRSHLVRHMYAHSGEHHLFRCNVCELHFKESSELLQHPCTPSGERPFRCNECQKAFKRPSDLRQHERTHSAERPFKCDLCPMGFKQQYALMRHRRTHKTEEPFKCGLCEKGFGQPSHLLYHQHVHTLETLFKCPVCQKGFDQSAELLRHKCLPSSTERPFKCPVCNKAYKRASALQKHQLSHCAAAEKPLRCTLCERRFFSSSEFVQHRCDPAREKPLKCPDCEKRFKYASDLQRHRRVHTGEKPYKCPNCDKAFKQREHLNKHQGVHAREQQFKCVWCGERFLDVALLQEHSAQHSAAAAAAEGAYQVAACLP; encoded by the coding sequence ATGTCGGAAAGCTGGCAGCAGCCACCACAGACGCAGCCACAGCAGCCACAGCCTCCACAGCCTCAGCACCATGCAGAGCCACCACCAGCCCTGGCTGAGCACACGCTGCCCCCAGGTACAGCTGAGAATCCACTAGGCTGTGCTGTGTATGGCATACTTCTGCAGCCTGACCCAGGCCTGCAGCCCCCACAGCATGCACCCCTGCAAGCAGGGGAGCCAGGCCccaaatgtggtgtgtgtggccATGACCTGGCACACCTCTCGAGTCCACATGAGCACCAGTGTCTGGCAGGCCATGACCGCTCTTTTCAGTGCACACAGTGTCTCAAGATATTCCATCAGGCCACCGACCTGCTGGAACACCAGTGTGTGCAGGCAGAGCAGAAGCCTTTTGTCTGTGGTGTCTGCAAAATGGGCTTCTCACTGCTCACCTCGCTGGCCCAACACCACACCTCCCACACTGGCATGGTGAAGTGCTCCATCTGTGATAAGACCTACAAGCCAACTGAGGCTGCTGAACCAGCCACCACTACTGCCCCATCGGTGCCCCCAGCACCTCCACCCACTAGTGTTGCCCCTGCGGAACAACCTGAAAAGCCCTATAGCTGCACCATCTGCCAGAAACCCTTCAAGCACCTGTCCGAGCTTTCACGGCACGAGCGgatccacactggagagaagccgtACAAGTGCACACTGTGTGACAAGAGCTTCAGCCAGTCCTCCCACCTGGTGCACCACAAGCGCACACACAGCTCTGAGCGGCCCTACAAGTGCGCTGTCTGTGAGAAGACCTTCAAGCACCGCTCCCACCTGGTGCGCCACATGTATGCACATTCAGGGGAGCACCACCTGTTCCGCTGCAACGTGTGTGAGCTGCATTTCAAAGAGTCGTCGGAGTTGTTGCAGCACCCTTGTACCCCGAGCGGTGAGCGGCCTTTTCGCTGCAACGAGTGCCAGAAGGCCTTCAAGAGGCCATCAGACCTGCGGCAGCATGAGCGCACTCACAGTGCAGAGCGGCCCTTCAAGTGTGACCTGTGCCCCATGGGCTTCAAGCAGCAGTATGCACTGATGCGGCACCGGCGCACACACAAGACGGAAGAACCTTTCAAGTGCGGCCTGTGTGAGAAGGGCTTCGGGCAGCCCAGCCACCTGCTCTACCACCAGCATGTGCACACCCTGGAGACTCTCTTCAAGTGCCCGGTGTGCCAGAAGGGCTTCGACCAATCTGCTGAGCTGCTGCGGCACAAGTGCCTGCCAAGCTCCACAGAGCGGCCCTTCAAATGCCCAGTGTGTAACAAGGCCTACAAGCGGGCGTCTGCCCTGCAGAAGCACCAGCTGTCGCATTGCGCCGCTGCGGAAAAGCCTCTGCGCTGCACCCTTTGTGAGCGCCGATTTTTCTCCTCCTCGGAATTCGTGCAGCATCGCTGTGACCCGGCCCGGGAAAAACCACTCAAGTGCCCGGACTGTGAGAAGCGCTTCAAGTACGCATCAGACCTGCAGCGTCACCGGCGGGTGCACACTGGTGAGAAGCCCTACAAGTGCCCCAATTGTGATAAAGCCTTCAAGCAGCGCGAGCATCTCAACAAGCACCAGGGCGTGCATGCCCGTGAGCAGCAGttcaagtgtgtgtggtgtggcgAACGCTTCCTGGATGTGGCACTGCTCCAGGAGCACAGTGCCCAGCACAgcgctgcagctgcagctgcagaggGGGCTTACCAGGTGGCAGCCTGCCTGCCCTAA